AACAAAACCAGAGGTTAAAAAATCCAGTTGCATGTAGCTGTTTTACACTTTACAGAGTTCTAATGTttttgacaaatatatatattgtctgtctctctctctctctctctctctctctttctgtctctctgtctctctctctctctgtgtgtgtgtgtgtgtgtgtgtgtgtgtgtgtaaggtaaCTGCTGGTTTCTGGCATCCGTTGGAGCTCTTACGTTTCAAGAACAAATCATGAAGCATATTATCCATGATGAACAGAATTTCTCTGTGGATTATGCAGGAATATTTCACTTTAAGGTAAATACTTAAACCATTTTTGGGGAACATGTTCCTTTAAGAGTTAAAGCTTCTATATTTTCTTTAACAGCTGAACTGTCATCTTTTGTTTTCAGTTCTGGAGGTTTGGATCATGGGTGGATGTGGTTATTGATGACAAGCTCCCAACGGTTGACGGCCGACTCGTCTTTGTTCAGTCCAAAACACCAAATGAATTCTGGCCTGCTTTGCTGGAGAAAGCTTATGCTAAGTATGTTTCAGTTTAATAACAGACTCTTTCTAAGAGCAGTCATGTTCTGAAAGTCAAAATCATTCAGTCTCCccacagaaaaatataaaattatttttgtgtatgtcttGATATTTggaataaactcaaaatatattatttttaattattaacagaaTTGAAATTAACAATCTTTTACCTTTGATTTTTCATATACTTGATGTAATATGATGTAATGATGTAATATGTCTATCAGAATCAGTTGGTTTGGTTCATAAATCAGAACTTTTTTTGGAAATgtctatggagaaaataaatggtaaaaaacTTCTGTAAATCCTGTCCTGACCATTATCTTCTACATTTTTCCAGAGTGTGTGGCTCTTATGCGGATATGGATGCGGGAAGCATATCTGAAGCTCTCATGGACTTCACCGGTGGCCCACACATGAACATTAAACTAAGTCAAGATTCAGGAAAGCTGTGGGACGCCATGAGAcgagccagccaatcagaatccctGATGGGATGTGGTACTCCTGGAGGGGTAAAGATTGAAtctttaatattataaaacaatgcaattaaaaaaaaaacattcaaatatattcattGAGGGATTATTGTTATATCATGCTTGCTGCAAGTTCATGTTGTCTGGGACAattttttgttacttcaaatagaTTCACTTATGGTTTGAGGATGAAGGTATGTCACAAGCTGAAAAAATGGATGTTGCCaccagttattttatatttggcaCAAATGCATatgtttgaatgttatttttaatatccaGAAATGTCATGCATTTAATTTCTAAATTGACTTGCATTTACCAACTGatgaatttgcaccaaaatacCATAAAGTTTGATTGGACACTCAGATTTTAACAAACGAGACAtgggaaacattttaaaaatgtgttatgcttatttatatataagctcatttccaccatggaataaaaatatttcaaaagtaatatcctgtatatcttgcaattttgatttttttctcagaagagTTTAAAAgttgcaattcagtttttttgtttctgctgcaggatcaaaaaataaaaaaggttattgctactctttatctcacaattctgtcttttcttGCAGAAGTGTGTTTATACCTCACACATctggaattttattttgtaatcctaagaaataaataaatctgaattgtgaaatcatttttatttagcattgtttttccctGCATTAAGAACAGACCAGCCTGCCTGCTAAAAGCCATTCAAACATGATCACAAAAGTCCTAAAATCTCGTTATTCCTTTAGCAGGCAGGTCTTCTGCAGAATAACGTGTTGCCCAATGGCCTTGTGGAAATGCATGCGTACACGGTCACAGGAGTCACAGAGGTGAGAACTAGAACAGTCCTAACCTGGTTTTCAGTTTTGAAGTGTTTAGTATCTTTTTGCTCAAATAAGTTGATAAGCAAGTGTTTCCTGTGATCTAATGAGGTGTTCTCTCACAGGTTGTATGTAAAGGCCGCCCAGTGAAGCTGGTGAGGATCTTTAACCCTTGGGGTCACGGAGAGTGGAACAGAGACTGGAGTGATGGGTCTGAATCCTTCTGTTTGAATTAACATTCCTCTATAATTTATCTATATATCACTATATACAGTAAATCAGAATCTGACATCTTGTTAATCCGGTCTCTTTAGATCCCCTTTGTGGGATCTTGTACGGCCTGAGGACCAAAAACACAAAGTTGTGCTTGACAATGGAGAATTCTGGTAAGCAGAAATAAACACCCAAAGTCtcataaagttattttttttttttttttttttttttttacatctcttGGTTTTCTTGGTTTTTATGGATATAGTGCATAGTTGCACGTCACTATATTTACAGCAGGTTTTCTACCTCTGCAGGATGTCACTGGATGATTTCTGCAGGAATTTTTCAGATATGGATATATGTTGTTCAGACGTGAACGTTTTTACTGGATCTCATTCTTCATCCTGGAAAACTGAAGTGCACAAAGGCCAGTGGGTGTTAGGAACAACAGCGGGCGGCTGCTCAAATGACATAGGTAATATaactcttttatttcatttttttattacatatatttttattatgactATGGATATTACTGTTTGTTTAAGCATAAGGATGGAAATCATGTCAGAATAGGACAATTTActgaaaataactttatttatggCTTTATTGAAATGTTGATTGCACTGTTACAAATGTTAGTGTGAGATTACAGTGTATTCCAGGTTAATAATTGCATTACTTTCACAGTAATTTCTCAGTGGGACTTTTCTTGTATCTAACAGCACTCTCAGAAATCATAATGGTCATAATCATAACAGCATCATAATGTGTTTCTATGAAGGCACACAGCATGCAATGCAACATTAATAGATCATGCTgcagagttattttttttttattcttgttggttttatttgtgttatttttttttttttttttttttttttttggttcacttTTAGCAGTTTGTGTTGTTGGTTTATTTGGTAATGTTGGTTTATGTTGTAagtgttggttttatttgttgagtgttaccattgttgtgttttgtttgttgaataTTGATGTCACATCTTCCAAAGTTTTCACTATTGTGAAAGACCCATCCACAAACagttatgaaaatgaaataagttaCTGATTAATCTTCATGCCtgaataatgctaaaataaaatcttcatgTTCATGATAAGAatagtttaaaagaatagttaaaGTCAGGCAATAAGTTTATTTCATATTCATGCTtgtcatcattttaaaaaatgtttttatttgtcacatttgttttttgtttgtctttttatctcaTCGCATTCAATTTGGACCACAAACTCAGGAGAAATATGATCTCTTTTGGTTTGGGGCTGTAGAGTCTATGGAGGTGGTGAgatgaaaggaaaaattaaacattttataaatagcaTTCTACTTATAATGTATGTGTTTGCccagaaaatgaaacaaaaaagtttGTGAGCGAATGCAAAAGCAGTTAAATTAAGGGTCGACCGATTATCAGCACCgatattaagcttttttttatggttatcggTATCGGTCTTTTTTAAAACCAAGTTGccaataaaatagtttaaaagcatttaaagaaagcttttgtcagagcccttgttattcttaatttgacattaattttcaattttacacCAGACAAATATATCGGTTCAAATTATTGGTTATCAGTCTATCTTATCTGTAATAATTAGTATCAGCCAACCCCtaaatgattttttccccccaataacATAGTTTACATCAAAATATCCCAGTCGGATGGCTCCTCTTgtagaaacaaaagaaaaatgctttctaagaatgttttgctaacattCATATTAAGTtaggaaaatgttatttctgaatgttcaaaacatagttttttcttggttatcatttttcaaacattattggaatgttacttttgaatgttctccgAACATTCTAAAACAAGTATCAACATTTAAATGTTAGACAAACAACCAACTGAAacgttttagaaaaaaaaaaaaaaaaaaaaaatcatgaacaatgtataattaatgtttttgttctaatgttttgagaacattagtAAAGACGGgataactttaaaccatcattcTAATAACGTTATTGGAAGAACATAatataactttgagagaaccttgacAGAATATTAGGGAAGTTCTAAGAATGTTTCCTGTTAGCTGGGCATCTTAATTCTTTAAGATTTAAAAGTTCTGTTTTGAAGTTACCATGGCTACTAAACAAATAGGATAGGAATCTGTGTTAGAACACTTCTAGACTCTCTTTTCTTGCATTTACAGACCGTTTTTCAAGAAATCCCCAGTTCCGTGTGACTCTTAAGGAGAGTGCTGAAGACACCAGAGATGAAAACTCTCCAAATCTCCTGGTGTCTCTCATTCAGAAATCTCACAAGAGAAACAGGCACTTGGCAACCAATTTTCATATCGGCTTTAACATTTAtgaggtttgtagaaatgtattcTGACAGCTTCTGAATTTACAAAAGACTTTCTTCACTTGAATGaccatttatatttgttttgtgtaacTCTTGCAGATTCCAGCTCATGTACGTATTTAACATATTCCTTAAACACCTGGTTGAATTTTAGGTTTGTTTTGCAGAGACAGAATAATTAATGTTGTTCCTTATTCGGCAGTTAAAGGACCAAAGTGGAAAATTCCCTGCCTCGTTCTTCAGAAACGCCCGTCTCGCTGGAAAAAACGAATCCTACATCAATGCTCGGGAAATCATAGAGTTTTTCCGATTCAAAGCAGGCGAATACCTCATCGTTCCTTCAACTTTCAAGCCAAACGAAGCTGCATCCTTCCTTCTGACAGTCTATTCAAAGACAGAAGCCATCATTGAGTAAGAGTTTATGCATGTTAATCTGGGATATGAGAAACTATTtacaacaaacattaaaaaaatcacctACATCAGCTTTAATAGAATTTAATGTAGTATTATTGGTGTACAGTGTTAAAGATTTTGATGTTGTGTCTTCAGAGACAGTTCTGGATATGGCATGACAAGAACAAAGGTATATCACAGCTTGGGCTGTATGCATATACGTGTTTTGAAAgtacatatattttcaaatgatcTCCATTTTTCTCAGATTATTCCCAGGGATAATGATGAATCCTTCCAGCTCTTTCCTCAATATGCAGATAAGGTACGTGTGACTCTTTAACAGTTCTGGATTATGAGGGAATGTGACTGTTTATGATCAGAAACTGAAAATGCAGCTGAAAGTAACAAAAATACCCaagatatttaaaacaaacaggaTGTTATGTAACATTTGATATATGTCATGTAAAATCAAGTCATAGTTGTCTGTTTATGTAAGTATGGAGAGGTGGACGCTGAGCGACTTCAGAGACTTCTGAATGAGAATCTTCATGCAGGTGACGCTTCTAGAGAGAAATCACGATATAAGCTTATTTTGAAATCTCATATTGCTGTTTTGCTTCCAGTGATGTCTGATTCTGCGCATGTTTTGGTCTGATCTTTCAggacattcacagaaaacagcaggATTCAGCTTGGATTTGTGTAAGAGCATGGTGGCGCTGATGGATGTATCCTCAACTATGAAGGATCAGAGTGAGAAAAGGCTCTCAGGGATCTGTGTTTCAGACACTTGTGCATGCTTTTAAATGATAGAACAAAATAAATCGCattcattacattttacaagtttCATGATACTCTTTAACAACAAATACAGCTCAGTGTCACTGGAAGGCTGAGTGAATTTGAATGCCTCCGTTTGTGGAAACGAGTGGTTTTTCTAAAGGTAAAGGTCTTTCTATGTTTTATCATcacatattctattttttttttcaaaacgcATGTTATgtaagtaaaatgggttgcaattTCTCTCTCGTCTGTTTCTCAGGACATTTTCTATGGCATGGATGTTTCGCACACTGGAAGTCTGTCTCTGAATGAACTCACAAATGCTCTTAAGGTTGCAGGTAACTTTATTTTCTCAACTATGTTCTCAACTGATCTTGAAGTCATACATATTACATCACCATTTATTCACTTAACATACAAAGCAATAGAATGAATATGCTGATATGTTGGATGTTTTCAAGGGTTTGTATTGAGTGACAGTATGCTGAATCTCATGGCTGTACGATACGGGGACTCCGGTGGTGAAATTacactagaaaactttgttgcaCTTGTCCTGCGGATGGATTGCATGGCCAGTGAGTCTAAACTTCAGCCTTGTGCACAATAAAAATCCTAATAGCTTGagattttaattagaatttaactTCGATCATTTGTGATGCATGTTTCAAAAGATAATTCAGTGACTGCATAACATCCACACCTAACCTCTGTAGTCACTTGCCATCATTAATGCACACTTACTATATGTAAACTCTTATTATCACCAGAAACATTCAAGAGACTCTCTGCTGGAGGGCCAAACATGATGCTGGGAGAAAATGaagtaatgtttttaatgcaaatatttaattcatcAGAATTCATAGtaagatgaataaaaaataataatccataaCAGTTAATAAACCAATACTCTTATGTTGTAGTGGATGCATCTCACCATGTACTCATGATCCAGATGAGACTGAGAAAATGGATCCTGGACGGACTTCTGAAACATACATACAACAACAAATTACACAAATCTAAGACTTAAATGCAAGTTTGCCTTCATACtttatacattttgcataatGCAGGCTTGTTATCtataatttatatgattttgCATAAGGTGATCAATAGCAAAGTTTGTTTAACTAAAGTTTTCAGTCAGAAACTCTATAATTGATGACACTAATCTAGTTTGGCTTTTTTAACTAGATGAACAAACCTGCAGTTAGGAAAATCTGTTTGCTGTACTGTACTACATACTGTACGTTTCACAACCAATAAATCAATACTCAGTACCTCACAATTCACTGTTCTATCGTGCTTATATGTTTTTGACACTTTACTTCTTTGCACTTACAGTAAAATTCAGTCTAATGCCAAAAGAACTCAGATAAATGAAAATTGACAGCAATTAATGAATCCTACTACAGTAAAGGCCTAGCTCATGAATAGTAATTAGATACGGTGACGTTCGCATAATAATAAGCTGATGCCTCAAAAAggttatatatacaaatataatttattttattatatcaaaaTGTTTCCACATGTCAAGATTCAGTCCTGCCAAACAGAAATagccaccaaaaaaaataaaaaaaataaaacctacctTGTGACTTTTGTATTTACATTCAGGGATTTTATCTCTTTGAGCCATTTCTATTTACCATGGTTTTTACATGATACTCCACTGTACTtaaaataccatggtaaatgtccaaaaacatggtccTTTTAGTGTTTCTTGGTTGTGAGTTCATTAATCACCCCTTTGAACAGGATTTGAACCTGTAACCTTCCAGTATTTTTTTCCCCGGTATATAAAAGGATATAAATATTGAGCAATTCAATTTTTAACTCTACTTTTACCTTGAAAGACATCGTAAATTGTCATGCACTGTCATATTTTCTCTTTGCTGAGTGACTCTTCGGAATTACAGATCCAGGTCAAATTCTCCCTCATTATAGTAATTTgtcacaattttttaattttgagtttatgtaGGTTGATGTATAAAATACCTAACAATTTAAATCATGTATAACTGTTTATAGTTACAGTTATGACAAGCAAATAATTTGGGAATTATTTGTTAGTGACATGAAAACAATGTCTTGGGCTGAAATATGACCTACTGTAGAGTTATTCTTCAGACCTGCGAGATCCTCCCATAATgatgtaaattattttgttttggaaagcaatttttattttattttttaatttacagtaacgTTTATGCATTGAGCAGGCACTTGTATCAAAATGCATTAGCAAGATCAGCAAAAGAGGTAAATGATAGAAGTCTTTGAACTAATTCCTTTGTAAATGATTAGCTGTGTCTTGTTCTGCTCATTGTAGCAGTAGACAGTAACAGACTCACCCTTGTCTCTGTCTCGTCTCTGTCTGTGTACTCAGGGTGGGACATGAGTCATGACTGATAACAAAAGCATAAGACTTTACTGTGTCAATGTTCATCAATAGTTCACAAGGCCATTTGCGGTCTTTATGACTGAACCATCTAACTttcctttactccagtctttccTTTAAGCAGGGACAGTCATGAACTTGGCAAACACTTGTGTTCAAACAGAAGCTCACCAAGTGTTCTGTCATTAGTATGAGAAGCCATCTAAAACAACTGGTTATTGTTACTGTTTAATTTAATCTGcataatacttaaatatatagCTCTGCGTATGCAGTAGAATTATCCATGATGATATTTTATGTGACATTCTATATTGCCGTCTAGAGGTGTGTTCTCATAACTGCCTTTTTTACTTTATTCCTCCAGGAAGTAAAATCAGTTTGGTGTAAAattaacagaaaacatttattagtaatattaatggATATTTGATAAAATCCTGGATGTTGTTGTTGCTGGTTTGTTTCTCcctaaaacatttatcaaaataaatcagtttGGTAAGATCAACATTTCAGATTCAGAAGATGCGTAAAGAAATATGGAAATGAAACTGTTGACATCCTTTTGAAAGTTATTTGTATGATCTTTATGAacatcctgtttgttttattgtaattttttaagtaaTCAAAATGACTAGGCTACTTAATGGAAAGGGAAGATTTATACATGTCTTTTATAGAAATACTTCCTTAAACtcacaacaaaaacagaacaggAATGACCTAAGTGTAACTTGGCATGACTGACTTATAggtttcttttgttctttttttttttttctctgtaagtCATATTTACACAGTGGTTACTCATTTCTGTGTATCCACAAGCAGTTTATTCAGTGAGTTTGTGTCCATTTAACATAACAATGTTTAATGTGTGCTACATGAAGGCAGCAAATTGATGGCGTTTTTcctttttcatgatatgataTACATTATCCAGGCAGTATAAAAGTGATATGACACAATGTTGATAAATGCTTTTGCAACCTTTATACACAACAGGTAACAGACCAGAGACATACAGGCTATATCTGCATCAACTGCatgaatgagatttaaaaaaaaaaaaagtctttggaaagcTCTAGGCCATTTCTGAGGGTCAGTACTTCTTTTTAGCATTCAGGTATCATTGGTAAAACCATGCTGAATTGAGCTTTCAAGATGATGCACCTTTGTTATGGTTTGTTATGGTTAATGCAAAACAATGTTAACTAACTGATAAATGAATGTACAGCTGCATAATGAAACGTATATATTTCCTCTCTTATACTGTGTTTAATTGATCCTTTGCATTTACTCTGATCCACTGCAATTTCCAGCCATGTACAAGAGCAGCCTTCAGCCATTAAACCCCTAAAACATTCACTAATAGTCAAGCTTGTTCATGTCTGTCTTCACTAAATAATCAAGTCCTTGTTGGATAGTTTGTACACTACATAAAAGTGATGTAAAGAAAAGCTTCAACAGTCATACATTCCATTGTAAATCGTATACATGTTTTAAAGGCATAACATACCAGAGGTTAATAGTTGCATAGCCTGAAATGTATCATATGGTTTCCTAAGAGGTTTGAGATAGTGTGGCGAACATTGCCAAAATGGTCCATAATCGTATATAGTTTTGTCTGATACGGTTAAATCACAATAAAAGTACAAATTACCCATGATATTTTTCTCACATACAGTAAGGAGTGTTCTTATATGAATGTAAACCATATATTTCATGGTCCAATGGAATCCACTACATGAGAGAAACAAAGTAACATTCTTTTACAGATGATTTGACTGATGTAACTTCAAGTGCAACATTTAAGAAGGTTCATAAAGGTGAAAATGGTCATACTTGTAGAAAAAAGACCAGGTTTTTGCTCTGTGGCCAGTGTTCTTTATAGCTgtcaaaaacacatgaacaaaaacaGCCCGTTTTTGCTGTCCTAGATAGCAAGTTAATCAAAATTATTACTTGTACCAAGAACTCCAATGCTTTGTTTGCATTATTGCTATAAATAAGTATTATTGGAGCTATTTCTCAATTGTTCTGTCCATTGTTGTAAGCATACAGTGTTGTGGGCCAATAAATATTCCAATAAATGATTCCTGAGTAACAGGACACATCTGGTATTGAGATTTTTCTGCATTGTCGGAAAGACTCTCACGTCTTTTGAACTTCTTTCAGAGGTCAGAGGTCCATCATAAAGACGTCTCCACGCACGAGCTATTCCTATGGAAGGATCGGTGATTGGGGCAACTCTCACTGCAATGGACGATAAGCACCGGGAAGTATAACGCATCCTGGTAGGGTGGTGGGTCTTCCTCGTCAACATTGATCTGTCCGGACAGGCATCGCGTGTTCTCACTGGGGCTCTCTGGTTCGTCCAGACTGCAGCTCCCGCTTCTCCAAAAACAACTGCGGCGGGAACCGTACAGTCTCCCCAAGGAGAAGCGACTCCCACTGAAGGGGATCCGTGGACTGCCGTTGCAGATGCTGAGGGCGCTGCGGGAGAACACGGAGGAGTTGCTGATGGCGCGATGGCAGCGTTCACAGTTCTGCCTGACGCTTCCTGAATGTTGCGCCAGGTCCATCAGACCCGCCTCGGAGTAGCTGGGCACCAGCTGCTGGTTGGAGCGAATGTGCCACTCCAGTTCGGTGCTGTCGATGGTGTTGACCCTCGGGATGCGTCTACAGTAAGGTCTCTCGTCGCAGGGCGTCACAGGTATGTAGTCGGCACCAAAGAGCTTTTCCACACGATAATGGACGTAGGCCGTGCGGTACTCCGTCAGCACCCGTAACGGCCAGGATAAGGTAAGAAAGGCCGCTGTCCAGAAGACGTAGTTGGAGATGTACCAAGGATGGTGGTCAGGGTTGGAGAAGGCAATCATGTACTCTTTGAAATCTACGTTTTTCAGGTGCATCCCCTCCCGAGCCTCCATATAATCATCCAGTCCTTCGTTGTCGGTGAAGAACCTTGCCCGTTGGGTCAAATAGGAGTTTTCGGACTCCACGTTGGCGAAGCTAAAGCACTTAGTGAACCTCAGTTTGGTGATGGCTGACTTTTCCAGACCAGCTAGCTGCTTGGAGACATCCTTAACTCCACAGTGGCCGTAGTCGAACTCTGCCTCGGCTACATGCGTGTTCACCCTCTCGTGATACACTTGTGTGGTTGTGTACGCGTCTCCGTTGCGGTACCTTGTGAC
The sequence above is drawn from the Cyprinus carpio isolate SPL01 chromosome A17, ASM1834038v1, whole genome shotgun sequence genome and encodes:
- the zgc:136872 gene encoding calpain-1 catalytic subunit isoform X1 — encoded protein: MPAPGVCLNILSERHLKDGQGSPNNPEKFLDQDFHRLKQFCQKERLRFVDNLFPPEMKSIGLGPLKREDLWRVVWKRPHELVPNPVYIVQGASRFDFIQGRLGNCWFLASVGALTFQEQIMKHIIHDEQNFSVDYAGIFHFKFWRFGSWVDVVIDDKLPTVDGRLVFVQSKTPNEFWPALLEKAYAKVCGSYADMDAGSISEALMDFTGGPHMNIKLSQDSGKLWDAMRRASQSESLMGCGTPGGQAGLLQNNVLPNGLVEMHAYTVTGVTEVVCKGRPVKLVRIFNPWGHGEWNRDWSDGSPLWDLVRPEDQKHKVVLDNGEFWMSLDDFCRNFSDMDICCSDVNVFTGSHSSSWKTEVHKGQWVLGTTAGGCSNDIDRFSRNPQFRVTLKESAEDTRDENSPNLLVSLIQKSHKRNRHLATNFHIGFNIYEIPAHLKDQSGKFPASFFRNARLAGKNESYINAREIIEFFRFKAGEYLIVPSTFKPNEAASFLLTVYSKTEAIIEDSSGYGMTRTKIIPRDNDESFQLFPQYADKYGEVDAERLQRLLNENLHAGHSQKTAGFSLDLCKSMVALMDLSVTGRLSEFECLRLWKRVVFLKDIFYGMDVSHTGSLSLNELTNALKVAGFVLSDSMLNLMAVRYGDSGGEITLENFVALVLRMDCMAKTFKRLSAGGPNMMLGENEWMHLTMYS
- the zgc:136872 gene encoding calpain-1 catalytic subunit isoform X2, giving the protein MPAPGVCLNILSERHLKDGQGSPNNPEKFLDQDFHRLKQFCQKERLRFVDNLFPPEMKSIGLGPLKREDLWRVVWKRPHELVPNPVYIVQGASRFDFIQGRLGNCWFLASVGALTFQEQIMKHIIHDEQNFSVDYAGIFHFKFWRFGSWVDVVIDDKLPTVDGRLVFVQSKTPNEFWPALLEKAYAKVCGSYADMDAGSISEALMDFTGGPHMNIKLSQDSGKLWDAMRRASQSESLMGCGTPGGAGLLQNNVLPNGLVEMHAYTVTGVTEVVCKGRPVKLVRIFNPWGHGEWNRDWSDGSPLWDLVRPEDQKHKVVLDNGEFWMSLDDFCRNFSDMDICCSDVNVFTGSHSSSWKTEVHKGQWVLGTTAGGCSNDIDRFSRNPQFRVTLKESAEDTRDENSPNLLVSLIQKSHKRNRHLATNFHIGFNIYEIPAHLKDQSGKFPASFFRNARLAGKNESYINAREIIEFFRFKAGEYLIVPSTFKPNEAASFLLTVYSKTEAIIEDSSGYGMTRTKIIPRDNDESFQLFPQYADKYGEVDAERLQRLLNENLHAGHSQKTAGFSLDLCKSMVALMDLSVTGRLSEFECLRLWKRVVFLKDIFYGMDVSHTGSLSLNELTNALKVAGFVLSDSMLNLMAVRYGDSGGEITLENFVALVLRMDCMAKTFKRLSAGGPNMMLGENEWMHLTMYS
- the LOC109107848 gene encoding transmembrane protein 151B-like, yielding MSPPASAATASESSTTTVFEDDPDGTREEQRPVKQSLSKTMCREVFWKCLLLSMLMYGCMGAMVWCHVTKVTRLTFDSAYKGKSMMYHDSPCSDGYIYIPLAFLIMLYVIYLVECWHCHARNELQYKVHVEGIYERVQRMQQAKPCIWWKAISYHYVRRTRQVTRYRNGDAYTTTQVYHERVNTHVAEAEFDYGHCGVKDVSKQLAGLEKSAITKLRFTKCFSFANVESENSYLTQRARFFTDNEGLDDYMEAREGMHLKNVDFKEYMIAFSNPDHHPWYISNYVFWTAAFLTLSWPLRVLTEYRTAYVHYRVEKLFGADYIPVTPCDERPYCRRIPRVNTIDSTELEWHIRSNQQLVPSYSEAGLMDLAQHSGSVRQNCERCHRAISNSSVFSRSALSICNGSPRIPFSGSRFSLGRLYGSRRSCFWRSGSCSLDEPESPSENTRCLSGQINVDEEDPPPYQDALYFPVLIVHCSESCPNHRSFHRNSSCVETSL